The DNA window GCACCATGGCTGGCATACCAGGCCATGAAGAGGCTGATGCCGAAGAACACCACGGCCAGCCACTTGGTGGTCTTGGACATGAAGTTGGACGCACCGCGCGCACCGAACACCGTGCCCGAGGCACCGGCACCGAAACCCGAGCCTGCGGCCGCGCCGGAACCACGCTGCATCAGGATGAGCGCGATCATGGCCACCGATACCAGCACGTAGACCACATTGAGGATCAACATCAGCATTTCGAATCCGTCCTCGGATTATTCATTTAACGCCCGGTCGCCGCCTCGACGATGGCCAGGAAATCTGCGGCGACCAACGAGGCCCCGCCTACCAGCCCACCATCGACATCG is part of the Stenotrophomonas oahuensis genome and encodes:
- the secG gene encoding preprotein translocase subunit SecG — encoded protein: MLMLILNVVYVLVSVAMIALILMQRGSGAAAGSGFGAGASGTVFGARGASNFMSKTTKWLAVVFFGISLFMAWYASHGARPTVDAGLGVMSAPVQSAPAVPAGELPAVPKAPEAAAPQPVPAAAAPATVPAQAETSNSGEEKPAEGSQNR